From a single Rutidosis leptorrhynchoides isolate AG116_Rl617_1_P2 chromosome 5, CSIRO_AGI_Rlap_v1, whole genome shotgun sequence genomic region:
- the LOC139847081 gene encoding uncharacterized protein translates to MEPQQTPMPPPPSLSTTATTTTTTTTTVPPTYPDSLDSSPSSRNTDSWGEENNNKPNHSVSNNGTTTTTTAPQQQPSVAVNKLRLMCSYGGHIVPRPHDKSLCYVGGDTRIVVVDRQTTLPDLTNRLSKILLRSSSSSLTSVASNATATASFTLKYQLPSEDLDSLISVTTDEDLENMIDEYERLNCNNSSGDVSKTSRLRLFLFPTKPESVTSIGSLLENSTKSEDWFLNALNGTTSGFSDTSSVNCLLGLDDDVLVPEKKDDNKGSGVIGNNLKVNYSGQDVHSVPDLERTSSFGSASSSPSLASLPPIRVHVDDNPNQKAGGIEEQFVQMSVQQQVQKQQQALDDGGYVAVSAPVVVTGVPLSSPVAAAVPIEFPNRVLSEDERSDQGSQHGYQKVVVQQQQQYQQQKQFDLASQDSVSSDGRPKPAMIYQDPMVQMQASKNNNRANELNSLPDQNTIIQMQQQQQQQQIADSAYLMSMSNTQVDPQHPQMHHQQPQFIHTGVPQPQYIHHHPSGAVPMASYYQMYPSQNQHQHHHQPLDQQNFVYYMPARQAPHGYNLPMQQQQQSSGYADVSSAGATPLSQNQLPQPAYTTNRPTQTAPKSDLPGGVYGTTSSGNPQFVQVPNQPQPQPQYVGYSQMHHPSQSIANSVSGGAPNYGYEFTDPAAQGQHIYYAAQPMPPQQMPSQSSAQYQTVSGESGSYIPADNSTKQQQGRTQQP, encoded by the exons ATGGAACCACAGCAAACCCCTATGCCACCACCACCGTCGCTTTCCACCACCgcaactaccaccaccaccaccaccaccaccgtccCACCCACCTATCCCGATTCCCTCGATTCCTCACCTAGTTCTCGCAACACCGATTCATGGGGCGAAGAAAACAACAATAAGCCCAATCACTCCGTATCAAACAACGGCACCACAACAACCACTACGGCGCCGCAACAACAACCATCCGTTGCAGTTAATAAACTCCGATTGATGTGCAGTTACGGCGGCCACATCGTCCCGCGTCCACATGACAAATCGTTATGTTACGTCGGTGGCGATACACGAATCGTCGTCGTTGACCGTCAAACGACTTTACCGGACTTAACTAATCGATTATCCAAAATTCTTCTCAGATCTTCATCATCTTCGTTAACATCTGTTGCATCAAACGCAACCGCAACGGCGTCGTTTACGTTAAAGTATCAATTACCGTCTGAAGATCTAGATTCGTTGATCTCCGTTACTACTGATGAAGATTTGGAAAACATGATCGATGAATACGAGAGATTGAATTGTAATAATTCGTCTGGTGACGTCAGCAAGACGTCACGATTACGGTTATTTCTGTTTCCGACTAAACCGGAATCAGTTACGTCAATTGGATCTCTGTTAGAGAACAGTACGAAATCGGAAGATTGGTTTCTGAACGCGTTAAACGGAACGACGTCGGGTTTCTCTGACACGTCATCCGTTAATTGCTTGTTAGGGTTAGACGACGACGTTTTGGTAccggagaaaaaagatgataataAAGGAAGTGGTGTGATTGGGAACAATCTGAAAGTAAATTATTCGGGTCAGGATGTGCATTCAGTTCCTGATTTGGAACGAACGTCGTCGTTTGGATCGGCTTCTTCGTCGCCTTCGTTAGCGAGTTTGCCGCCGATTCGAGTACACGTGGACGATAATCCGAATCAGAAAGCTGGTGGAATCGAAGAACAGTTTGTTCAAATGAGTGTGCAGCAGCAAGTTCAAAAGCAACAACAAGCTCTTGATGATGGTGGTTATGTTGCTGTTTCTGCTCCTGTGGTTGTTACAGGTGTTCCGTTAAGTTCTCCAGTTGCAGCTGCGGTTCCTATCGAGTTTCCGAATCGCGTTTTGTCCGAAGACGAGAGGTCGGACCAGGGTTCGCAACATGGTTATCAGAAGGTTGTTGTTCAACAACAGCAACAGTACCAGCAGCAGAAACAGTTTGATTTGGCATCTCAGGATTCAGTTTCAAG TGATGGTAGACCAAAGCCGGCTATGATATATCAGGATCCAATGGTGCAAATGCAGGCGTCTAAAAACAACAATCGAGCTAATGAGTTGAATAGTCTCCCTGATCAGAACACTATAATTCAAatgcaacaacaacagcagcaacaacaaatTGCGGATTCTGCTTATCTAATGTCGATGTCAAACACACAAGTTGATCCACAACATCCTCAAATGCACCATCAACAACCACAATTCATTCATACAGGTGTCCCACAACCACAGTATATTCATCATCACCCATCTGGAGCTGTTCCTATGGCATCTTACTACCAAATGTACCCGTCTCAAAACCAACACCAGCATCATCATCAGCCCCTTGATCAGCAGAACTTTGTGTATTATATGCCAGCTAGACAAGCTCCCCATGGCTACAACTTGCCAATGCAGCAACAACAACAGTCTTCAGGTTATGCTGACGTGTCATCTGCAGGTGCCACCCCTCTTTCTCAGAATCAACTACCACAACCTGCTTATACCACCAACAGGCCTACACAAACTGCTCCTAAAAGTGACTTGCCTGGTGGAGTTTATGGAACTACAAGTTCTGGAAATCCTCAATTTGTTCAAGTTCCTAATCAGCCTCAGCCTCAGCCTCAGTACGTTGGGTATTCACAGATGCATCACCCATCTCAGTCCATTGCAAATTCTGTATCTGGTGGTGCACCTAATTATGGGTATGAGTTTACTGATCCTGCTGCACAAGGACAACATATTTACTATGCAGCTCAACCAATGCCACCTCAGCAAATGCCATCTCAATCTAGTGCTCAATATCAAACTGTAAGTGGTGAATCTGGTTCGTATATCCCTGCAGACAATAGTACAAAGCAACAACAAGGGAGAACTCAACAGCCTTGA